A genomic segment from Chloroflexaceae bacterium encodes:
- a CDS encoding DUF839 domain-containing protein, with protein MGGHDEKDKWVVRSQAGIGQTLQEVLALRISRRGMLKTLAIGGSLALIGSNLTAVEEALAANPGLKFKVIKPTDPNYDDVVVPEGYYARTLIRWGEPLSADAPDFDVWLQSPEAQVKQFGYNCDFVGFLPLPYGSNNSNRGLLVVNHEYTN; from the coding sequence ATGGGTGGCCACGACGAGAAAGACAAATGGGTTGTTCGCTCGCAGGCGGGGATTGGCCAGACACTGCAAGAAGTGTTGGCATTGCGCATTTCGCGCCGCGGGATGCTCAAGACGCTGGCGATTGGCGGTTCACTGGCCCTGATCGGCTCGAATCTGACCGCCGTTGAAGAGGCGCTGGCGGCCAATCCCGGTTTAAAGTTTAAGGTCATCAAGCCCACCGATCCCAACTACGATGATGTGGTCGTGCCGGAAGGCTACTATGCCCGCACCCTGATCCGCTGGGGTGAGCCGCTCAGCGCCGATGCGCCCGATTTTGATGTCTGGTTGCAATCGCCGGAAGCGCAAGTTAAGCAGTTTGGCTACAACTGCGATTTCGTTGGCTTCTTGCCGCTGCCTTACGGCTCGAATAACTCAAATCGCGGTCTGCTGGTCGTCAATCACGAGTACACCAAC